In Aristaeella hokkaidonensis, the following are encoded in one genomic region:
- a CDS encoding glycogen synthase, translating to MATKRRIAFVGSECYPFVKTGGLGDVMYALPRALVTRDCEVRVILPLYACIPAKYKEKLEYKGSFMMDQTSDGRNFYVGIMELEMDGVIYDFIDNREFFDWGNPYTGLWEDIPKYCFFAKASLAILNYLDWAPDVIHCHDWQGSLVPLYKRTKFWNSPVGKAKTVLTIHNLRFQGICSIEHLKYWSGLRDDLFDYPVLKHNEDEANMFKGGLAFADRITTVSETYAQEIQTPAFGEGLDAHLRYHSPRLKGIVNGIDVEQWDPAKDALLATPYDVENAVERKKENKRALQEKLGLTQDDRKMVIGLISRLTDQKGLDLVDAIFPQLIDGNTQVAVLGTGDPRYESAFRWFEGQYKGDVCAYISYNEVLAHAIYAGADAFLVPSLFEPCGLTQLIAMRYGTAPIVRETGGLKDTVQPFRGDLKEGNGFTFDRYDANLLLEAVNQAKTVFFTDRGAWDEMVRRNMRKDVSWEQSAEKYLSLYDEVIK from the coding sequence ATGGCCACAAAACGGAGAATAGCCTTTGTCGGATCCGAATGCTATCCTTTTGTAAAAACGGGCGGTCTGGGAGACGTGATGTACGCGCTGCCCAGGGCGCTGGTAACCAGGGACTGCGAGGTACGCGTTATCCTTCCCCTGTATGCCTGCATCCCTGCGAAATACAAGGAAAAACTGGAATATAAGGGCTCCTTCATGATGGACCAGACGTCGGACGGAAGAAACTTCTACGTCGGCATCATGGAACTGGAAATGGATGGGGTTATTTATGACTTCATCGACAACCGGGAGTTCTTTGACTGGGGCAATCCCTATACAGGACTGTGGGAGGATATTCCCAAGTACTGCTTCTTTGCCAAGGCTTCCCTGGCGATCCTGAATTACCTGGACTGGGCACCGGATGTGATTCACTGCCACGACTGGCAGGGAAGCCTGGTGCCGCTGTATAAGCGGACGAAGTTCTGGAATTCGCCGGTGGGTAAAGCCAAAACCGTGCTGACGATCCACAACCTCCGGTTCCAGGGCATCTGCAGTATTGAACACCTGAAGTACTGGTCCGGCCTGCGGGATGATCTGTTTGATTATCCTGTGCTGAAGCACAATGAGGACGAGGCCAATATGTTCAAGGGCGGCCTGGCCTTTGCGGATCGGATTACCACCGTGAGCGAAACCTACGCCCAGGAGATCCAGACGCCGGCCTTCGGCGAGGGCCTGGACGCGCACCTGCGCTATCATAGCCCGCGGCTGAAGGGGATCGTGAACGGCATTGACGTGGAGCAGTGGGATCCCGCAAAGGACGCCCTGCTGGCCACTCCCTATGACGTGGAAAACGCCGTGGAGCGGAAGAAGGAAAACAAGCGGGCCCTGCAGGAGAAACTGGGCCTGACCCAGGACGACAGGAAAATGGTCATCGGCCTGATTTCCCGCCTGACGGACCAGAAGGGCCTGGACCTGGTGGACGCCATCTTCCCGCAGCTGATTGACGGAAACACACAGGTGGCGGTGCTGGGCACCGGCGACCCGCGTTATGAGAGCGCCTTCCGCTGGTTTGAGGGACAGTATAAGGGCGACGTATGCGCCTATATCAGCTATAACGAGGTTCTGGCCCACGCGATCTACGCCGGCGCGGACGCCTTCCTGGTGCCCAGCCTGTTTGAGCCCTGCGGCCTGACCCAGCTGATCGCCATGCGCTACGGCACGGCTCCGATCGTCCGGGAAACCGGCGGCCTGAAGGATACGGTGCAGCCCTTCCGCGGCGACCTGAAAGAAGGTAACGGCTTCACCTTTGACCGCTATGACGCGAACCTGCTGCTGGAGGCGGTGAACCAGGCCAAGACCGTGTTCTTTACGGATCGTGGCGCCTGGGACGAGATGGTCCGGCGGAACATGCGGAAGGACGTGTCCTGGGAACAGTCGGCGGAGAAATATCTTTCACTTTATGACGAGGTCATAAAGTGA